The genomic DNA GTGACAGTATATGCTTATACCTCAGGTAGTAACCATGGCCCCCCAGAAATGAGAAACAGAACAGTATTTACAATAACAGTAGATGTGAttgacacacactcatacacattgTGAAAGTATTTGAGGAACAGATCAGGAAAGTGGACACTTAAATGTACATTTCAGCTATTTAGAGATGTTTAGCTGACACTTATCAGTTGCTCACAGCTAACAAATGATATGCTCACCGTAGTCGTAAACacttaatatattatatatattaatatagtaTCCTACAACTTGCCCCAATGAGTCACTAGGTCCTGCAGTTTCAAAGTAAGCAGACACACACCTACTCACATCTTATAAGAACAAACAACAGTTTGTAACCATGGCTGCACTCCTACCAAGACAGAATTGTTAGGCACAGTAACACATTCTCACTGCTTCTGCCGTCTGGCAAGATCCTTGGTTTCCTATTTACACGCTTACTTGTTATCATCAGAGATGAATCTGATATATGAAGTTGTGTTTTGATATTGAACAAACATGTTTAATTCAGGGGATTGATTACTGTAAGATGTAGAAGACTGAAAATGTTTTGATTTTgcgatgcacacagacacacaggttgtcTTTTAAAGAAAGCGTCACTATGCAGGGATCATAAATGTTTACCAGAAAAGAGAGCAGCATTTCCAGGAAACAGTGCTATAGAagaccagatacacacacagaacagagatACCCAAAGATTTTCATAACTTAAGCAAGATAGACCACAACTTGTCGTTTCAAACGCcaacaaatgagtcatagtgggcagaacaaacaaggaggtgggcagagccaagcacataTCCTGTTGGCACATTCTAGAATTATCAGCATATTTCCGTTACGGAatgcctactctgtgaagtgcgcgtgtgcaataactcaattcaccTTTGCATTTTTTCAAACTTTTGAAAAGAGTAAAGTCTATAAatcttagtccactctgttctttaacagattctagttttgggaacagaaaactgtattaagatcaaatgtttaatcgatgagaaaatgggcagaatgtcggccaaaatccatctcgttccatcttctcccactgctggccagtgggcttcctctcactaccatatttggaagTGAGTGGAAACACCAACCGggtgcttcacatttatacatccagtgaaatatctgtctcattgttcaatCTGTGGAGATACCctcttctagcctggtcccagatatgttggctatacagcacaaacagatctgggaccggcTAACACTTCATCTAAGACTAGGGAaactacactaaacaaaaatataaacacaacatgcaacaattttaaagattttaccgagttacaattcatataagaaaatcagtcaattgatatgaattaattaggccctaatctatggatttcacatgactgggaatacagatatgcatctgttggtcacagatacctttaaaaaaaaggcaggcgtggatcagagaaccagtcagtatctggtgtgaccaccatttgcctcatgcagcgtgacacatctccttcacatagtttatcaggctgttgattgtggcctgtggaatgttgttccacttctcttcaatggctgtgcgaagttgctggatattggcggaaactggaacacgctgtcgtacatgtcaatccagagcatcccaaacatgcccaATGGGTGATATGACTGGTgactatgcaggccatggaagaactgggacattttcagcttccaggaattgtgtgcagatccttgcgacatggggccgggcattatcatgctgaaacatgaggtgatggctgcgGATGAATGACATGACAACGGGCCTTAGGATCTTgacacggtatctctgtgcattcaaattgccatcgataaaatgcaattaatTGAaaaatgcctgcccataccataaccccaccaccaccatggggcactctggtcacaacattgacatcaataAACCGCTCGCCAACATGATGCCATacacttggtctgcggttgtgaggtcagctggacgtactgccaaattctctaaaacgtcattggaggcggcttatggtagagaaatgaacattaaattctctggcaacagctctggtggacattcctgcagtcagcatgccaattacacgctccctcaaaacttgaaatatctgttgcattgtgttgtgtgacaaaatggaACATgttagagtggcattttattgtccccagcacaaggtgcacctgtgtaatgatcatgctgtttaatcagcttgttgatatgctacacctgtcaggtggatgtattatcttggcaaatgagaaatgctcactaacaaggatgtaaacaaatttgtacacagaACCTGagggaaataagctttttatgcgTATGGATTTCTGGGatcttctgggatcttttatttcagctcatgaaacatgggaccaacactttacatgttgcatttatatttttgttcggtatatAATCTATATTCTCTCATACACTGGAACTATAGCCCAGAATTTTGcctggtcaggtcatgtggtATTGATCAAAGAACATGATGTGATCTTTTCTCACCTCTAGTTAGAGAATGTTCACGCTCCTACAGGAACACTCTAATCATAGTGTAACCATTTAATGTAGCCAACCAAAACTCATTAGGCCTGTGTTCAAAAAGCCACTCAAAGTAAGCTAACAGCAGCTCTGAAGGAAAACAGCAACAATGCACAAGGATCCAAACACCTTCCTAAGAACACGTTAACTATTCTTGAATCAAATCCAATTTGACAAAGTGGCACGACAGAATTCTATGGAACCAGACATTGAGGTAATGTTTGCAATAGGCGTTTTGATGTTAAGATAATGTTGACACAACCGTAAACTCCCCCAAATCAAACACTATCGGTCACTGCCACCTCCCAAGCACTGAGCCAACAGTGGCTTTAGTAAGTTCCTTGATTCAAACATCAGTCAACATTAATACATGAGCAGAATATAAAGCAGACTTCAATTCCACTCGGTCTGTACCTTCACCTCTCCTCCTGTCCGGTCGTCGAAACGTTGCCTTGGAGTTTTTGCCTTAACTTTATCATCACCAGTAGCAGTCATGTCCCAACTCGAGACAGCGATGGCCATCCTCCTGAAGACCTTTGACAAGTACTCTGGAGCCGAGGGCAACAAGGGCACGCTGAGCAAGGCTGAGCTCAAGACCATGATAGAAAAGGAGCTGCCTTCTCTCCTGAAGGTACTGTACACTGCACTGTAGGCCAACGCTACACTGCAGCAAATGTATTAGATTCAACAACTCTTTATTTTCCCATCCAAAGGGCAAACTGTTTTCAGATTTACTGATTTATCATGAAGTCAATTCTAGTTTAAATATCACGCTATTTGTGTGAATAACAGTCGTTGAGATGAATCCTGGTTTTGTGGGACCTCCtcattctcctctgtctctctgcaggcCTCTAAGAACCCTGGGGACTGTGACAAGCTGATGAAGGCTTTGGACCATAATGGAGACTCTGAGGTGGACTTCAATGAGTTCGTAGTCCTGGTCGCTGCTCTCACCTGCGCCTGCCACGACCGCAGCCCCAAGAAATGAGCTCCTCATGCAGAATTGTGGTCGAGTCACGCCCAGCTGCAAGTAGCAGGTGCCTCCCTGCAGGACCAGAGTTCCCCCAATCTCCCTGTTTCTGTTTATAATCAGTTAATAATCATTTTCTTACTAAATGCATCTTATCCATTTGTGTGGTTGTCTTGTCTTCCAATTGTGGCTGAAAATGTAAGTAATCCCTGTGCCAGTTAGCTGGGAGCATTTAGAACTGTGACTATCGAGTAGGCCTATATTTACTCACTtttacaaaatacatttattttgtcttttcagtctttttttctttattttgtgcaCCACTTTAAGAACAAGTCATCATATACGAGAATTTAGAGGTGTTTATAttactttaaaaatgttttttctttaaaTATCTGAGTCACCTCAGACATTTTATAAATGGTTGGCTGTTAAGTAGGGAAAACTACAAATAAAGGCAGGAGTTTTGGCATACAGGCTATTCATGGCCATCTTGTGGCCACAGGTGACCTGTGAATGGAAAGAAGCAAAGATTATTTTGGCCTCTGGTGCAACAGGTATGTTTAAAACTGAATTAAATTAGCGGCACTCTGCTCACCCCATGAGATGAGAGACATTATAGAGACAATACTTCTGCAGAACGACAATCTTTCACATGAATTGAACATGCAGCCAGAGGCTTTACACCGAATTGAACTTTTCAACCACACTAAAGAGAATAGAAGAACATAATGATCAGCTGAAAACTATCCGTTCAGATCCCATGCCTATTTTTAGCGTGTGTTGTTGTTAACATGCATGTTACACCTTGAAACAAACCACTTAGGAAGTGAACTTTAATCAAACCACAATGGTATCATATCTCCTACACAGCATGTGAACCAATATTACACCTCAGAGCTATTTCCTTGCATATTTCCTTTATAAATGTGAACATGAAAAGCTGCATGCATATACGTGATGTAAAAAAATTGTACTTTACATTGTTGTACACTATTTTGTTGAAGCTGTAACTATAAATATAGACATTGAGGATCTATTCAAGACTGGCATGTCCTGTCTACATACCCTTTATCATAGACAATCAGTGAtgtaaaatacttaagtaaaaatactttaaagtactacataagtcattttttgggggtatctgtactttactttacaatttatgtttttgacaacttttactttta from Salmo salar chromosome ssa07, Ssal_v3.1, whole genome shotgun sequence includes the following:
- the LOC106608552 gene encoding protein S100-P; amino-acid sequence: MSQLETAMAILLKTFDKYSGAEGNKGTLSKAELKTMIEKELPSLLKASKNPGDCDKLMKALDHNGDSEVDFNEFVVLVAALTCACHDRSPKK